A part of Gemmatimonas groenlandica genomic DNA contains:
- a CDS encoding choice-of-anchor I family protein, with product MSRPVSTLFLATVVALAACSPENSELLAPAIGPVLAASAANKTPSSVSLVKIGGFANGGVGASEIPAYDEVSKRIFVVNGALGSVDVYDAQNPTAPMFVERFTFSGGANSVAASKGVVAVAVQAADGVSNGTVHFYRATTLEKVSVVTVGALPDMLTFSASGRTVVVANEGEPNRDYSIDPVGSVSIIDVSNINKPTVRQVGFDAFNGQAAALRASGVRIYGPNATVAQDFEPEYVTISDDESKAWVSLQENNALAVIDLASATVSQILPLGFKNHSLAGNGLDVSDRDNAINIRTWPVFGMYQPDAIGHYTANGQTYIVTANEGDARDYIGFAEEARVSTLSLNTSIFTSAICGGTCNAASRLGRLTVTNTLGRNPVTGLYDALYVLGARSFSIWTASGTLVYDSGDQLEQLTKNLSMVNFNASNTGNTADDRSDNKGPEPEGLVIAKFGEKTMAFIGLERVGGVAVYDITNPTAPIYQSYINTRTGATGDLGPEGITFVPANRSPNKEPLIIVGNEVSGTTAIFQVKLNY from the coding sequence ATGTCCCGTCCCGTCTCAACGCTGTTCCTCGCGACCGTCGTCGCCCTGGCTGCCTGCAGTCCAGAGAATTCAGAGCTGCTCGCGCCCGCGATCGGCCCCGTCCTCGCGGCGAGCGCCGCCAACAAGACGCCGAGCTCGGTGTCGCTCGTCAAGATCGGCGGCTTCGCCAATGGTGGCGTCGGCGCCTCCGAGATTCCGGCGTACGACGAGGTCTCCAAGCGCATCTTCGTCGTGAACGGTGCCTTGGGTTCGGTGGACGTCTACGACGCGCAGAACCCGACCGCGCCGATGTTCGTCGAGCGCTTCACGTTCAGCGGTGGCGCCAACAGCGTCGCGGCCAGCAAGGGCGTTGTCGCCGTCGCCGTGCAGGCAGCCGACGGTGTCTCCAACGGCACGGTCCATTTCTACCGCGCCACGACGCTCGAGAAGGTCTCGGTGGTCACGGTGGGAGCGCTTCCCGACATGCTCACCTTCTCGGCCTCTGGTCGCACGGTTGTCGTCGCCAACGAGGGTGAGCCGAACCGCGACTACTCGATCGATCCCGTCGGCTCGGTCAGCATCATCGATGTGAGCAACATCAACAAGCCGACCGTACGTCAGGTCGGATTCGACGCATTCAACGGCCAAGCGGCCGCGCTTCGCGCCTCCGGCGTTCGCATCTACGGCCCCAACGCGACGGTCGCACAGGATTTCGAGCCGGAGTACGTGACCATCTCCGACGACGAGTCGAAGGCCTGGGTGTCGCTGCAGGAAAACAATGCACTTGCGGTGATCGACCTCGCCTCGGCGACCGTGTCGCAGATCCTTCCGCTAGGCTTCAAGAATCATTCGCTGGCGGGGAACGGACTCGACGTGAGCGATCGCGACAACGCGATCAACATCCGGACGTGGCCCGTGTTTGGCATGTACCAGCCGGATGCGATCGGTCATTACACGGCGAATGGTCAGACCTACATCGTCACCGCCAACGAGGGCGACGCGCGCGACTATATCGGCTTTGCCGAGGAGGCACGTGTCTCGACCTTGTCGCTCAACACCTCGATCTTCACCAGTGCGATTTGCGGTGGCACCTGCAATGCCGCGTCGCGCCTTGGCCGCTTGACCGTTACGAATACGCTTGGCCGCAATCCGGTAACCGGCCTGTATGACGCGTTGTACGTGCTCGGCGCCCGTTCGTTCAGCATCTGGACGGCGAGTGGCACGCTGGTGTACGACTCGGGTGATCAGCTCGAGCAGCTCACCAAGAATCTTTCGATGGTGAACTTCAACGCGAGCAACACCGGCAACACGGCCGATGACCGCTCGGACAACAAGGGGCCGGAACCGGAAGGCCTCGTCATTGCCAAGTTCGGCGAAAAGACGATGGCGTTCATCGGCCTCGAGCGCGTGGGCGGCGTGGCCGTCTACGATATCACCAACCCGACCGCGCCGATCTATCAGTCGTACATCAACACCCGCACCGGCGCCACGGGCGACCTTGGCCCCGAGGGCATCACCTTCGTCCCGGCGAATCGCTCGCCGAACAAGGAGCCGCTCATCATCGTCGGCAACGAGGTCAGTGGTACGACGGCGATCTTTCAGGTCAAGCTGAACTACTAG
- a CDS encoding esterase-like activity of phytase family protein encodes MHSRRWSLPLTVALAAAFTPVGAQTLTSPSYVNGIAIEGSREDLAGSASLFNRLGFFSDLYYDRNRNEWWAVSDRGPGGGVISYDTRMQRFTIDIDGNTGAISNFKVQQTVLFKSQGVPLNGLAPSPTNTLGNSLDPEGIVVVPQTGNFLVSDEYGPSVLEFDRSGNLVRRFTVPANLVPKVGATTDYASVPPTLTAGREPNRGYEGLAISPDGKFAYAMLQNGTVKDGLVGGNRGKYTRIVKYDIATGEAVAQYAYELESSAQGRGISAIVALGNDKFLVLERNNRGIGTGATLASADKNIFQIDLTGATDVTGIDLPPTGPLPLGFAAAAKSGKLIDLDANALAALGNKVPEKMEGFAVGPMLADGSFMLLMGTDNDYSVTQNGAGTQFDVYFKFSDSDPLATSIQCPIGTVTGCTGTLTGDYALVPGILQSYKANINGYVPTVVPEPSTVVLMTIGLGLLGGVLVRRQRSA; translated from the coding sequence ATGCATTCCCGTCGTTGGTCACTCCCGCTCACCGTGGCACTGGCCGCGGCGTTCACCCCCGTTGGCGCGCAGACGCTCACCAGCCCCTCGTACGTCAACGGCATCGCGATCGAGGGAAGCAGGGAAGACCTCGCCGGTTCCGCATCGTTGTTCAACCGGTTGGGTTTCTTCTCCGATCTGTACTACGATCGCAATCGGAACGAATGGTGGGCCGTATCGGACCGCGGCCCGGGCGGCGGTGTCATCTCGTACGACACGCGCATGCAGCGCTTCACGATCGATATCGACGGTAACACTGGCGCCATCAGCAACTTCAAGGTGCAGCAGACGGTGCTCTTCAAGTCCCAAGGCGTGCCGCTGAACGGACTGGCCCCGTCGCCCACCAACACGCTCGGCAATTCGCTCGATCCCGAAGGCATTGTCGTGGTGCCGCAGACCGGCAACTTCCTCGTGTCCGACGAGTATGGCCCGTCGGTGCTGGAGTTTGACCGCAGCGGAAACCTGGTGCGCCGCTTCACCGTGCCCGCGAACCTGGTGCCCAAGGTGGGCGCTACGACCGACTACGCCAGCGTGCCGCCCACTCTCACCGCCGGTCGCGAGCCGAACCGCGGCTACGAAGGACTCGCCATCAGCCCCGACGGTAAGTTCGCGTACGCCATGCTGCAGAACGGCACCGTCAAAGACGGTTTGGTCGGCGGCAACCGCGGCAAGTACACGCGCATCGTGAAGTACGACATCGCAACTGGCGAAGCTGTCGCACAGTACGCCTACGAACTCGAGTCGTCCGCGCAGGGACGTGGCATCTCCGCTATCGTGGCGCTGGGCAACGACAAGTTTCTCGTGCTCGAGCGCAACAACCGCGGCATCGGCACCGGCGCCACGCTGGCCTCGGCCGACAAGAACATCTTTCAGATCGACCTCACGGGCGCCACTGACGTGACGGGTATCGACCTGCCCCCGACCGGCCCGCTGCCGCTTGGTTTCGCCGCTGCCGCGAAGAGCGGCAAGTTGATCGACCTCGACGCGAACGCGCTCGCTGCACTCGGCAACAAGGTGCCCGAGAAGATGGAAGGATTCGCCGTTGGACCGATGCTGGCGGACGGCTCGTTCATGCTGCTGATGGGCACCGACAACGACTACAGCGTGACGCAGAATGGTGCGGGCACGCAGTTCGATGTGTACTTCAAGTTCTCCGACAGCGATCCGCTGGCCACGTCGATCCAGTGCCCCATCGGCACGGTGACCGGCTGCACGGGCACGCTCACTGGCGACTACGCGCTGGTTCCCGGCATCCTGCAGTCGTACAAGGCCAACATCAACGGCTACGTGCCCACGGTGGTGCCGGAGCCGAGCACGGTGGTGTTGATGACGATTGGTCTCGGACTGTTGGGTGGCGTGTTGGTGCGGCGGCAGCGTTCTGCGTAA
- a CDS encoding AraC family transcriptional regulator translates to MIAGDNDVTRGATISVDLATQVTVSATYVRGVVTYAVTRGVDRGALLGAAGVHEADLAVDDARLPMDALIAVLRTGAAQSHDPAFALHCGDYVPCEQVSLASPLGQSATTVLGALQQVNRYARLGIDFPTLGAGDRFRIDVSAAGAWFIDLRPHDTWPEITELVFARIARGTARAAGRSVLRAVHVTHAAPAHGDAYRNVFRVPMVFGSTRNALLLDATFLNTPLTPAPAHVARILAAEADARLQAIDAQRTVRGRVELVLRPRLASADLGVERVASALAMSRRTLHRKLKTEGVTFETTLDELRRSVALERLQSGGVTVSEAAALVGFSDPAAFSRAFKRWTGERPSAAVRPTAPPSPAYRSRS, encoded by the coding sequence ATGATCGCTGGGGACAACGACGTGACTCGCGGGGCCACCATTTCGGTGGACCTCGCCACACAGGTGACGGTCTCCGCGACATACGTGCGCGGGGTCGTGACGTACGCGGTCACACGCGGTGTGGATCGCGGCGCGCTACTGGGCGCAGCGGGCGTGCACGAAGCCGATCTTGCCGTCGATGATGCCCGCTTACCGATGGACGCGCTGATCGCCGTATTGCGAACCGGCGCGGCGCAGTCACACGATCCCGCCTTCGCGCTCCACTGCGGCGACTACGTGCCCTGCGAGCAGGTCTCGCTCGCCTCACCACTCGGGCAGTCGGCCACCACCGTGCTCGGCGCGCTACAACAGGTAAATCGCTACGCGCGACTGGGCATTGATTTCCCCACCCTCGGCGCCGGCGACCGCTTTCGCATCGATGTCAGCGCAGCCGGCGCATGGTTCATCGATCTGCGACCACACGACACGTGGCCCGAGATCACCGAGCTGGTGTTCGCGCGCATTGCCCGCGGCACCGCTCGCGCCGCTGGTCGCAGCGTGTTGCGTGCCGTGCATGTGACGCACGCTGCCCCGGCGCACGGCGACGCCTATCGCAACGTGTTCCGGGTTCCGATGGTCTTTGGCAGTACGCGCAACGCGCTCCTGCTCGACGCGACATTCCTCAATACGCCCCTCACACCAGCGCCAGCGCACGTGGCGCGGATCCTCGCCGCCGAAGCCGACGCACGATTACAGGCCATCGACGCGCAGCGCACGGTGCGCGGGCGGGTCGAGCTCGTGTTGCGGCCGCGGTTGGCGAGCGCCGATTTGGGCGTCGAACGCGTAGCGAGTGCGCTCGCGATGAGCCGACGCACGTTGCACCGCAAACTCAAAACCGAAGGCGTCACCTTCGAGACCACGCTCGACGAACTGCGTCGGTCGGTGGCCCTGGAGCGACTACAGAGCGGCGGCGTGACCGTGAGTGAAGCCGCCGCGCTGGTTGGCTTCTCCGATCCCGCCGCCTTCTCTCGAGCCTTCAAACGATGGACGGGCGAGCGTCCTAGCGCTGCGGTGCGGCCGACAGCACCACCTTCTCCTGCTTATCGAAGCCGATCGTAA
- a CDS encoding PKD domain-containing protein: MLSAVGSALLIAGCGGGGDSGPSGITPPPVITPVIGPPASVTVAAGDAQLGEPLAALANPVVALVRDSASKPVSNVALAVAVDSGGGTVTTATAVTGPDGRATITGWRLGPTEGPQTLRITTGALVTTARAAAQVPATTIPVLTVPAGGGTVVVTRPGSQLDSTVFTIPAGAYTTAKAVNVSYASSAALTTVAGGRVISPLVTVSGLEARAGVDLRLSIPIRLRAGFTPIVIVKNPTTSDVSTLDLRDFNSTRVTVAFRALNGAAIDNSALTIPPLGAGAPAVRARSTSAVVADAPAQLYVIEIPDAEIFKDRLTEFKLDEDAWNFKAMPTVVEPATQFGMVASALFFFNRSKSAGRPSLKQLQYFNEDPSWKVPYSSWRAMRLVSFASAPAIVGRADRFAPVASQALDADFRAIAANMLISGNKPVPVWATNDAGDIAPLIAIAIVNGQILVYDPMVGESTSGVLIFTPDHRLSFYDQNGSSTPKRYTRVIPVSPYNFYDAITLEPILKGVSTPSYGDDRFPATRLRSAFDTVGRGTDSVFFIDTLSMWITCDACTGKGVTPTFNPKPAPANGEVMLSWLWRRALGTDPVPDYVSITGTEVSNLRGGFRLNANLGPTRLNSLHFIAVGNCGSYACWIDARPATLVFRTTTTLTAPTTVAARSNVSMSVALTRHPSGAIVEWDFDDGTPRQKTGTTLNTTHVYERDGTYRIKVRTYHPRTEQLVGIDSNTVEVTGRSWAAWRFTSFQISVDDQYRGLPYSGGTGPATRWSVYRTNATSSPSATQFLAKVLADSIDWYGIAAGSKPGALVYLSKDTVSRNRQDGTTVYRAAKGLHYLVDVQVPTADLVMPYGLDPYSKALASPTLQGVEYPTAIANACKSAFSNFYTSAGNPLSTASSTASGSVWAHLIQTDGVGGSVTNEPRRVTTAQVSFNGETATGTLRVRYRLNPSCGLSDGDETPWTITANFNAVRIR, translated from the coding sequence GTGCTGTCCGCCGTCGGCAGCGCACTCCTGATCGCGGGCTGTGGCGGGGGCGGCGATAGCGGCCCCTCGGGCATCACACCGCCACCGGTGATCACCCCGGTGATCGGCCCGCCGGCCTCCGTGACCGTGGCGGCCGGTGACGCCCAGCTGGGCGAGCCGCTCGCGGCGCTGGCCAATCCCGTGGTCGCGCTCGTGCGCGACAGCGCGAGCAAGCCCGTAAGCAACGTCGCGCTCGCCGTCGCCGTCGATTCGGGCGGCGGCACGGTCACCACCGCCACCGCGGTGACCGGCCCCGACGGACGCGCCACCATTACCGGGTGGAGGCTGGGCCCGACCGAGGGACCACAAACGCTACGCATCACCACCGGCGCGCTCGTGACCACGGCGCGGGCCGCCGCACAGGTGCCCGCCACGACCATCCCGGTGCTCACGGTGCCGGCGGGAGGCGGCACGGTCGTCGTTACGCGACCCGGATCGCAGCTTGATAGCACCGTATTCACCATCCCCGCTGGTGCCTACACCACGGCGAAGGCGGTGAACGTGAGCTATGCGTCGTCCGCGGCCCTCACCACGGTGGCCGGTGGTCGCGTCATCTCGCCCCTGGTGACGGTGAGTGGTCTCGAGGCGCGCGCGGGCGTCGACCTGCGTCTCAGCATCCCGATTCGACTGCGTGCCGGCTTCACGCCGATCGTGATCGTGAAGAACCCGACGACGAGTGACGTGAGCACGCTCGACCTGCGCGACTTCAACAGCACGCGCGTGACCGTCGCCTTTCGCGCGCTGAACGGCGCCGCGATCGACAACTCCGCGCTCACGATTCCGCCACTCGGTGCCGGTGCGCCCGCCGTGCGTGCACGCAGCACGAGCGCGGTGGTCGCCGATGCGCCCGCGCAGTTGTATGTGATCGAGATTCCCGACGCCGAGATCTTCAAGGATCGATTGACCGAGTTCAAACTCGATGAGGACGCGTGGAACTTCAAGGCGATGCCGACGGTGGTGGAGCCGGCGACGCAGTTCGGCATGGTCGCATCGGCGCTTTTCTTCTTTAATCGCTCCAAGTCAGCCGGCCGACCCTCGCTCAAGCAGCTGCAGTATTTCAATGAGGATCCATCGTGGAAGGTGCCGTACAGCAGTTGGCGTGCGATGCGTCTGGTTTCCTTTGCGTCCGCGCCCGCGATCGTGGGGCGCGCCGATCGATTCGCACCCGTGGCGTCGCAGGCACTTGATGCCGACTTCCGCGCGATCGCTGCGAACATGCTCATCTCCGGCAACAAGCCCGTACCGGTGTGGGCCACGAACGACGCAGGCGATATCGCGCCACTCATCGCCATTGCCATCGTCAATGGACAGATCCTCGTGTACGATCCGATGGTTGGCGAAAGCACATCCGGTGTGCTGATCTTTACGCCTGACCATCGCCTCTCCTTCTACGACCAGAATGGCAGCAGTACACCGAAGCGCTACACGCGCGTGATACCGGTCTCGCCCTACAACTTCTACGATGCGATCACCCTCGAACCGATCCTGAAAGGCGTCAGCACACCGTCCTATGGCGATGACCGATTCCCGGCGACCAGGTTGCGATCAGCGTTCGACACCGTAGGTCGCGGCACCGACAGCGTGTTCTTCATCGACACACTGTCCATGTGGATCACCTGCGATGCGTGCACGGGCAAGGGTGTCACGCCCACGTTCAATCCCAAGCCGGCACCAGCAAACGGCGAGGTGATGCTGAGTTGGTTGTGGCGACGCGCCCTCGGCACCGATCCCGTGCCCGACTACGTATCCATCACCGGCACGGAGGTAAGCAACCTGCGGGGCGGCTTTCGTTTGAATGCCAACCTCGGCCCAACACGTCTCAATTCGTTGCACTTCATCGCGGTTGGCAATTGCGGGAGCTACGCCTGCTGGATCGATGCACGACCGGCCACCCTCGTGTTCCGCACCACGACCACACTTACCGCACCGACCACGGTGGCCGCACGAAGCAATGTGTCCATGTCGGTGGCCCTCACCCGACATCCTTCGGGCGCTATCGTGGAATGGGACTTCGACGACGGTACCCCGCGACAGAAGACGGGCACGACGTTGAACACCACCCACGTATACGAGCGCGATGGCACCTATCGCATCAAAGTGCGCACCTATCATCCGCGTACGGAGCAGTTGGTCGGCATCGACTCGAACACCGTCGAGGTAACTGGTCGATCGTGGGCGGCCTGGCGATTCACGTCGTTCCAGATCAGTGTAGACGACCAGTATCGCGGTCTGCCGTACAGTGGCGGTACTGGACCCGCCACGCGGTGGAGCGTGTATCGCACCAACGCGACCAGCAGTCCCTCGGCCACGCAATTCCTCGCCAAGGTATTGGCCGACAGCATCGACTGGTACGGCATCGCGGCCGGAAGCAAGCCCGGCGCACTCGTGTATCTCAGTAAGGACACCGTGAGCCGCAACCGGCAAGACGGAACAACCGTGTACCGTGCGGCCAAGGGTTTGCACTATCTCGTGGATGTCCAGGTGCCCACGGCGGACTTGGTCATGCCGTACGGACTCGATCCGTACAGCAAGGCGCTCGCGTCGCCAACGCTCCAAGGAGTGGAGTATCCCACCGCCATCGCCAACGCTTGCAAGAGTGCGTTCAGCAACTTCTACACGAGTGCTGGCAATCCGCTCTCGACCGCGAGCAGTACAGCGAGTGGATCGGTGTGGGCGCATCTCATACAGACCGATGGCGTCGGTGGATCGGTCACGAACGAACCACGTCGTGTGACGACGGCGCAGGTGTCGTTCAACGGCGAGACGGCCACCGGGACGCTGCGCGTACGCTATAGACTGAACCCGAGCTGTGGTTTGAGCGACGGCGACGAAACCCCGTGGACGATCACTGCCAACTTCAACGCGGTGCGGATCCGATGA
- a CDS encoding LysR family transcriptional regulator, with amino-acid sequence MTAPDFNLLLTLDALLTERSVARAADRLGLSPSAMSRALARLRAVTGDPLLVRAGQRLVPTPRALELRDQVRHLVDEVGAVLRPAEAVTPARLARTFTLRTSEGFVENFGAALLRRVHRDAPHVRLRFLPKANKDSAPLRDGTVDLETGVVEANTSPELRAQALIRDRYVGVVRKGHPLSKGKITPHRYATGQHISVFRGGLDDDPIDEALTALEVKREVVVAIIGGFSSALAVARASDLIVTVPERHSGTLRTGMHTFPLPFATKPFTISLLWHPRLDADPAHRWLRGCVKEACEAR; translated from the coding sequence ATGACTGCTCCCGACTTCAATCTCCTGCTCACGCTCGACGCGCTGCTCACCGAGCGCAGTGTCGCACGCGCCGCCGACCGCCTGGGGCTCAGCCCTTCGGCCATGAGCCGCGCCCTCGCGCGCCTGCGCGCCGTGACGGGCGATCCGCTGCTGGTGCGCGCCGGACAGCGACTCGTGCCAACGCCGCGCGCCCTCGAGTTGCGCGATCAGGTGCGTCACCTGGTCGACGAGGTGGGCGCGGTGCTACGACCGGCCGAAGCCGTGACCCCGGCACGACTCGCCCGCACGTTCACGCTGCGCACGAGTGAAGGGTTCGTGGAGAACTTCGGTGCCGCGCTCCTGCGCCGTGTGCATCGCGACGCGCCCCACGTGCGCCTCCGCTTTCTGCCGAAAGCCAACAAGGACAGCGCGCCGCTGCGCGACGGCACCGTTGATCTCGAGACCGGCGTCGTCGAAGCGAACACCAGTCCCGAGTTGCGCGCGCAAGCGCTGATCCGCGATCGCTACGTGGGAGTCGTGCGAAAGGGGCACCCGCTCAGCAAAGGCAAGATCACACCGCACCGATACGCCACCGGCCAGCACATCTCGGTGTTTCGCGGTGGCCTCGACGATGACCCCATCGATGAGGCGCTCACGGCACTCGAGGTGAAGCGAGAAGTGGTCGTCGCGATCATTGGCGGCTTCTCGTCGGCGCTGGCGGTGGCGCGCGCATCGGATCTCATCGTCACCGTGCCAGAGCGCCACTCGGGTACACTGCGCACCGGCATGCACACCTTTCCGCTGCCATTCGCGACGAAGCCCTTCACGATCTCCCTGCTCTGGCATCCGCGCCTCGATGCCGACCCGGCGCACCGGTGGTTGCGCGGGTGCGTGAAGGAGGCATGCGAGGCGCGCTGA
- a CDS encoding DUF2306 domain-containing protein: protein MLALAVRAWCGTALAGQFIFALYITMVYGGAVVSGDHARWNTIMRAAYVPGQTLGNAAIAAHVLLAVLIIAGGALQLMPAVRRRVPALHRWVGRGYMVSVLFTSLVGLYMVWIRKGGAGSMSQHIAISLNAVILCTCAVMAWRAARTRDFATHRQWALRTFLAAGGVYFFRLGVFLWLAAWRRPVGFDAKTFSGPFLTTLAFAVYVVVPLSVLQLYFEAQRSRTDVLPRATAVGLFALTLVTAAGIASVTMIFWLPNMSR from the coding sequence ATGCTGGCCCTCGCCGTACGCGCGTGGTGCGGCACCGCGCTCGCCGGCCAGTTCATCTTTGCGCTGTATATCACGATGGTCTACGGTGGCGCGGTGGTGTCGGGCGACCACGCGCGATGGAACACGATCATGCGGGCCGCCTACGTGCCTGGACAGACACTCGGCAACGCCGCCATCGCGGCACACGTGCTGCTGGCCGTGCTCATCATTGCAGGCGGTGCCCTGCAGCTCATGCCCGCAGTGCGACGACGCGTGCCGGCGCTTCACCGCTGGGTCGGGCGCGGTTACATGGTGTCGGTGCTGTTCACGAGTTTGGTGGGCCTCTATATGGTGTGGATTCGCAAAGGCGGCGCTGGCAGTATGTCACAGCACATCGCGATCTCTCTGAATGCCGTGATCCTCTGCACCTGTGCGGTCATGGCCTGGCGCGCGGCCCGTACGCGCGACTTCGCGACGCACCGGCAATGGGCGCTGCGCACGTTCCTCGCGGCCGGTGGCGTGTACTTCTTCCGGCTCGGCGTTTTCCTGTGGCTCGCCGCATGGCGTCGACCGGTGGGCTTCGACGCGAAAACCTTCAGCGGACCGTTTCTCACCACGCTGGCCTTCGCGGTGTACGTGGTGGTGCCGCTGAGCGTGCTGCAACTGTACTTCGAGGCGCAGCGCAGTCGTACCGACGTACTGCCCCGCGCCACGGCAGTCGGCCTCTTTGCGCTGACGCTCGTGACAGCCGCTGGCATCGCGAGTGTAACGATGATATTCTGGCTGCCGAACATGTCGCGATGA
- a CDS encoding FecR family protein, producing MSDLSNVAAPPSTSPMSAADELELTRVYRERYPDLVAEAKDALGSELEHYSGKIAQQGMLDAWPHRTEYTVPGAFDGALHDAIRAAAAIQRQKHAALHQRGGARVPHVAPLSTNDAVAKLVAVLHEAPVDHDAAVRASREASKHHAAEHVQHVGRTRSWKGPAIAVVVIAVAIVGGSTLLSGAGEEIAVKKAIAAEDARTLSAARGQRGNVDLADGTKARIGSDSRLRMPRAFGTTMRTAEVDGTVSFTVAPGQPLPFTILAGNAIVTATGTRFTVRAFPEEQAVVVGVEEGSVSVRVKDGGDPTDVAAGQAVRVTPDGAVTVLDAVASDVALAWVRDSLVFTDTPARVVLNELSRWFSLSATLADSALGARPVTLRLGMESSGSATAAFAKAAGLTIGFDKQEKVVLSAAPQR from the coding sequence ATGTCCGACCTATCGAACGTTGCGGCGCCGCCGAGTACCTCGCCGATGTCTGCCGCCGACGAACTCGAGCTGACGCGGGTGTATCGCGAGCGATACCCCGACCTGGTCGCCGAAGCGAAGGATGCGCTGGGTAGCGAGCTTGAGCACTACAGCGGCAAGATTGCGCAGCAGGGGATGCTCGACGCGTGGCCGCACCGCACCGAGTACACGGTGCCAGGGGCCTTCGACGGCGCGCTGCACGATGCCATACGCGCCGCCGCGGCGATACAGCGGCAAAAGCACGCTGCACTGCATCAGCGCGGTGGTGCCCGCGTACCGCACGTGGCGCCACTCAGCACCAACGACGCGGTGGCGAAGCTGGTTGCGGTGTTGCACGAGGCGCCGGTCGATCACGACGCGGCGGTTCGTGCGTCGCGCGAGGCGAGCAAGCATCACGCGGCCGAGCACGTGCAGCATGTCGGGCGGACCCGTTCGTGGAAGGGGCCGGCGATTGCCGTGGTCGTAATCGCCGTCGCCATCGTTGGCGGTAGCACGCTGCTCTCGGGCGCCGGCGAAGAGATCGCCGTGAAGAAGGCGATCGCGGCCGAGGATGCGCGTACGCTGTCGGCGGCGCGTGGACAGCGTGGCAACGTGGATCTGGCCGACGGCACGAAGGCGCGCATCGGGTCGGACTCGCGGCTTCGCATGCCACGCGCCTTCGGCACCACGATGCGCACGGCCGAAGTGGACGGCACCGTGTCGTTCACCGTAGCCCCTGGACAGCCGCTGCCCTTCACGATTCTGGCCGGTAACGCGATCGTGACCGCGACGGGCACACGCTTTACGGTGCGTGCCTTCCCCGAGGAGCAGGCGGTGGTGGTGGGTGTTGAAGAAGGCAGCGTGTCGGTGCGCGTGAAGGACGGCGGTGACCCGACGGACGTCGCGGCGGGTCAGGCGGTGCGCGTCACACCCGATGGCGCGGTGACGGTACTCGACGCCGTCGCGAGCGATGTCGCGCTGGCCTGGGTGCGCGACTCGCTCGTGTTCACCGACACCCCGGCGCGCGTGGTGCTCAACGAGCTCTCACGCTGGTTCTCCCTGAGCGCCACGCTGGCCGACAGTGCACTCGGCGCACGCCCGGTCACGTTGCGCTTGGGGATGGAGTCGTCGGGAAGCGCGACGGCCGCGTTCGCGAAAGCGGCGGGACTTACGATCGGCTTCGATAAGCAGGAGAAGGTGGTGCTGTCGGCCGCACCGCAGCGCTAG
- a CDS encoding cupin domain-containing protein, with translation MPPVNLAEKLATFDEHWQPRVIGTFNHHDLMVVKVKGEFVWHSHAHTDDFFLVLKGRITIRMHDGDGDVTLGAGELFVVPRGVEHCPYAEEEAHLLLIETAGTPNTGDVATAAPRRTI, from the coding sequence ATGCCACCCGTCAATCTCGCAGAAAAGCTCGCCACGTTCGACGAACACTGGCAGCCGCGCGTCATCGGCACCTTCAACCACCATGATCTCATGGTCGTGAAGGTGAAGGGCGAATTCGTGTGGCATTCGCATGCCCACACTGATGATTTCTTTCTGGTGCTCAAGGGTCGCATCACGATCCGGATGCACGACGGGGACGGCGACGTGACGCTTGGAGCGGGAGAGCTGTTTGTCGTGCCCCGTGGCGTGGAGCACTGCCCGTACGCTGAGGAGGAGGCGCATTTATTGCTGATCGAGACGGCCGGTACGCCCAATACCGGCGATGTGGCCACCGCCGCACCGCGCCGCACGATCTGA